A genome region from Nocardia sp. NBC_01730 includes the following:
- a CDS encoding L,D-transpeptidase has product MSSLRLRNWTARCAIVFGVASVGFAMAVPAQAEPLWPGGPDIPGIPALIPPPPPTAPCSTAARACMRLSTDDAWLMDEGRVVYGPTPISHGMPGYETPPGVFRVSFKREFHWSTMHNAPMPYAVFFNGDIAFHVGPIEKKSHGCVRMLHEGAKAFYEYLNPGDIVEVVE; this is encoded by the coding sequence ATGAGCAGCTTGCGTTTACGTAACTGGACAGCCCGATGTGCGATCGTCTTCGGTGTCGCGTCAGTGGGATTCGCCATGGCGGTGCCCGCGCAGGCCGAACCACTCTGGCCGGGCGGCCCGGACATTCCCGGTATCCCTGCGCTGATTCCGCCCCCACCGCCCACGGCGCCCTGTTCCACGGCCGCCCGGGCCTGTATGCGGCTGTCGACCGACGACGCTTGGCTGATGGACGAGGGCCGGGTGGTCTACGGTCCGACCCCGATTTCCCACGGGATGCCGGGATACGAGACGCCGCCCGGCGTCTTCCGCGTTTCGTTCAAGCGTGAGTTCCACTGGAGTACGATGCACAACGCTCCGATGCCGTATGCGGTCTTCTTCAACGGCGACATCGCTTTCCATGTGGGACCGATCGAGAAGAAGTCGCACGGTTGCGTCCGGATGCTCCACGAGGGTGCCAAGGCGTTCTACGAGTATCTGAATCCGGGTGACATTGTCGAAGTCGTGGAGTGA
- a CDS encoding DNA-3-methyladenine glycosylase, whose product MSAEELAVEPPAAARRLLGATLWSGAVGVRIIEVEAYGGDPAGPWPDPASHSGRGRTERNGVMFGPAGVLYVYLSYGMHTCVNVTSGPNGTASAVLIRSGEVIAGRETVQARRPGARSDLDLARGPGNLGSALGIVLSDYGTPLFDPSSSIRLELNRPVEFTEIASGPRVGVSTAADVPWRFWLTGSRAVSVYRRSPRATAGHGVGMTSGRRMSGDAR is encoded by the coding sequence GTGTCTGCCGAAGAACTCGCCGTCGAACCGCCCGCCGCTGCCAGGCGTCTGCTCGGGGCAACCTTGTGGTCGGGAGCGGTGGGGGTACGGATCATCGAGGTCGAGGCATACGGGGGAGATCCTGCGGGACCGTGGCCGGACCCGGCCTCGCATTCGGGGCGTGGGCGCACCGAGCGCAACGGGGTCATGTTCGGGCCTGCCGGTGTGCTGTATGTGTACCTCAGCTACGGGATGCACACCTGCGTGAACGTGACGAGCGGACCGAACGGGACAGCCAGTGCCGTGCTGATCCGCTCCGGTGAGGTGATCGCCGGACGGGAGACGGTCCAGGCGCGGCGTCCGGGGGCGCGTTCTGATCTCGACTTGGCACGTGGCCCGGGCAATCTCGGCAGTGCGTTGGGAATCGTGTTGAGCGACTACGGAACCCCGCTGTTCGACCCGTCCTCCTCGATCCGGTTGGAGTTGAACCGGCCGGTCGAGTTCACCGAGATCGCCAGCGGTCCCCGGGTGGGTGTCAGCACCGCGGCCGATGTGCCGTGGCGGTTCTGGCTCACCGGTTCCCGCGCGGTGTCGGTTTATCGACGCAGTCCCCGTGCCACTGCCGGCCACGGAGTCGGCATGACCAGCGGTCGAAGAATGTCGGGCGACGCGCGATGA
- a CDS encoding multicopper oxidase family protein has protein sequence MSSNSRPRKWRRLLVVLVAFVTLLVLMIGAGVTWVYVEATVSTVGSTRFVNELAIPPLAPSRTEADGTRTFELDMRSGRKEFRPGQATQTWGFNGDHLGPTLRARRGEKVAVAVRNNLSEASTVHWHGMHLPAALDGGPHQMVQPGAIWTPNWTVDQPAATLWYHPHPHGATETHVRRGLAGMFLLDDDVSASLALPDTYGVDDLPVIVQDVKFDGAAFDSSHAIFRDVGFLGDRTMVNGTLTPYRSIGDELVRLRLLNASTARTYTFGFSDARPFSLVATDGGLMEHPIALDRLRLSPGERAEIVVQVRPGERTVLRSSELDAGLSFWTQRFSGGDDTFDILELRAADTLRPSPDLPETLVSPVAPDGTDSVRERRFEVNLAGINGTPMAMDRIDFTVTRGTAETWVVHNNDGMPHNFHIHDVQFRVLAVDGDAPPAALTGPKDTVFLPPDGTVRLAMRFDGPADPNSPYMYHCHLLWHEDQGMMGQFVVVEPGVRAGTPPSHHGH, from the coding sequence ATGTCGTCGAATTCCCGGCCGCGCAAGTGGCGGCGGTTGCTTGTCGTCCTCGTCGCGTTCGTGACGTTGCTGGTGCTGATGATCGGCGCCGGCGTCACCTGGGTGTATGTCGAGGCGACCGTGTCCACCGTCGGCAGCACGCGATTCGTCAACGAACTCGCCATCCCTCCGTTGGCGCCATCACGAACGGAAGCCGACGGGACCCGCACTTTCGAACTCGACATGCGCTCGGGGCGAAAGGAATTCCGGCCCGGCCAGGCAACACAGACATGGGGATTCAACGGCGACCATCTCGGGCCGACACTACGGGCCCGGCGCGGAGAGAAGGTAGCGGTCGCCGTGCGCAACAACCTGTCGGAGGCGTCCACCGTGCACTGGCACGGTATGCACCTGCCCGCCGCACTGGATGGGGGTCCGCACCAGATGGTGCAGCCCGGCGCCATCTGGACGCCGAACTGGACCGTGGATCAACCCGCAGCGACGCTCTGGTACCACCCACATCCGCACGGCGCGACCGAAACGCACGTCCGGCGGGGACTGGCCGGTATGTTCCTGCTCGACGATGACGTGTCCGCATCCCTCGCCCTGCCTGACACCTACGGCGTGGACGACCTGCCGGTGATCGTCCAGGATGTGAAATTCGACGGCGCGGCGTTCGATTCCTCCCACGCGATCTTCCGGGACGTCGGATTCCTCGGCGATCGGACGATGGTCAACGGGACGCTGACGCCGTACCGGAGCATCGGCGACGAACTCGTCCGCCTGCGCCTGCTCAACGCCTCGACCGCGCGGACCTACACCTTCGGATTCTCCGACGCGCGCCCGTTCTCGCTCGTCGCCACCGACGGCGGCCTGATGGAGCATCCGATCGCACTCGATCGGCTGCGGCTCTCCCCCGGCGAGCGGGCCGAGATCGTGGTGCAGGTGCGGCCCGGCGAGCGAACGGTGTTGCGCAGCAGTGAACTCGACGCCGGACTCAGCTTCTGGACACAGCGATTCTCCGGAGGCGACGACACATTCGACATCCTCGAGCTGCGCGCGGCCGACACGCTACGGCCGTCACCGGACCTACCCGAAACGCTGGTGAGCCCGGTCGCGCCGGACGGCACCGATTCGGTGCGGGAACGGCGTTTCGAGGTGAATCTCGCCGGCATCAACGGCACGCCGATGGCGATGGACCGCATCGACTTCACCGTCACCCGTGGCACCGCGGAGACCTGGGTGGTGCACAACAACGACGGCATGCCGCACAACTTCCATATCCACGACGTCCAGTTCCGGGTGCTCGCGGTGGACGGCGACGCACCGCCCGCCGCGCTGACCGGCCCGAAGGACACCGTCTTCCTGCCACCCGACGGCACCGTGCGGCTGGCCATGCGATTCGACGGCCCGGCCGATCCGAACTCGCCGTACATGTATCACTGCCATCTGCTATGGCACGAGGACCAGGGAATGATGGGCCAGTTCGTGGTCGTCGAGCCCGGCGTGAGGGCGGGGACGCCGCCCAGCCACCACGGCCATTGA
- a CDS encoding ABC transporter permease: protein MTATLEPATRRIPTLRPYAATTSRILRQLRNDHRTVAMILVVPALLMSLLYFIYKDTPTNPLNPVPLFDRVGITMLGILPFIVMFLITAIAMQRERTSGTLERLLSTPLSKLDLLAGYGTAFSLAAAAQAAVACLVSFGLLGLDSAGSPGWVVLIAVVDAVCGVALGLLASAFARTEFQAVQFMPVVVAPQIFLCGLLVPRGQLPDWLEAISNVMPLSYAVDALQQVSTHPEATSEMWRDLAIVVGFTIVALCLGAATLRRRTA from the coding sequence ATGACCGCCACCCTCGAACCCGCGACGCGGCGCATACCGACGCTGCGACCCTACGCCGCGACCACCAGCCGTATCCTGCGGCAGTTGCGCAACGATCATCGCACCGTCGCCATGATCCTGGTGGTCCCCGCACTGCTGATGTCGCTGCTGTACTTCATCTACAAGGACACCCCGACCAACCCCCTGAACCCGGTCCCACTCTTCGACCGGGTCGGCATCACGATGCTCGGCATCCTGCCGTTCATCGTGATGTTCCTGATCACCGCGATAGCCATGCAGCGCGAACGCACCTCGGGCACGCTGGAGCGGCTGCTGTCCACGCCGTTGTCGAAGCTCGATCTGCTCGCCGGGTACGGCACCGCCTTCTCGCTGGCCGCGGCCGCGCAGGCGGCCGTCGCCTGTCTGGTCTCGTTCGGACTGCTGGGGCTCGACTCGGCGGGCAGCCCCGGCTGGGTCGTGCTGATCGCGGTGGTCGACGCGGTGTGCGGCGTCGCCCTCGGTCTGCTGGCAAGTGCGTTCGCGCGCACCGAATTCCAGGCCGTACAGTTCATGCCGGTCGTAGTGGCGCCGCAGATCTTCCTGTGCGGCTTGCTCGTTCCGCGCGGCCAACTGCCCGATTGGCTGGAGGCGATCAGCAACGTGATGCCGTTGAGCTATGCGGTCGATGCGCTACAACAGGTTTCCACGCACCCGGAGGCGACCAGCGAGATGTGGCGCGACCTGGCCATTGTCGTCGGGTTCACCATCGTCGCCCTCTGCCTCGGCGCAGCGACGCTACGACGGCGGACGGCGTGA
- a CDS encoding ABC transporter ATP-binding protein translates to MSQPMPSPAVDIRNLRVSRGGREVLHDVSLTIPRGSITGLLGPSGCGKTTLMRSIVGTQIVESGDISALGRPAGSAGLRHRIGYVTQAPSIYSDISVRENVAYFGALYGRDRDAVDDAMVAVGLNTHAHQRGDELSGGQQTRASLACALVAQPELLILDEPTVGLDPVLRVDLWKQFRELAAGGTTLLVSSHVMDEAEHCDRLLLMRDGHLLAQLSPNELRAETGEQNLETAFLTLITMGQNA, encoded by the coding sequence ATGTCGCAACCGATGCCATCCCCGGCCGTCGACATCCGGAACCTGCGGGTCTCCCGCGGCGGCCGCGAAGTCCTGCACGACGTGTCGCTGACCATCCCGCGCGGCTCGATCACCGGACTACTCGGGCCGTCCGGGTGCGGCAAGACCACACTGATGCGCAGCATCGTCGGCACCCAGATCGTCGAATCGGGCGATATCTCCGCGCTCGGCCGCCCGGCGGGCTCGGCGGGATTACGCCACCGGATCGGCTATGTGACCCAGGCGCCGAGCATCTACTCCGACATCAGCGTCCGCGAGAACGTCGCGTACTTCGGCGCGCTTTACGGCCGCGACCGCGACGCCGTAGACGACGCCATGGTGGCGGTCGGCCTGAACACGCACGCCCACCAGCGCGGCGACGAGCTCTCCGGCGGCCAGCAGACCAGAGCCTCGCTTGCCTGCGCCCTGGTCGCCCAGCCCGAGCTGCTGATCCTGGACGAACCGACGGTCGGCCTGGATCCCGTTCTGCGCGTGGACCTCTGGAAGCAGTTCCGCGAATTGGCCGCGGGCGGAACGACATTGCTGGTTTCCAGCCACGTCATGGACGAGGCCGAACACTGCGACCGACTGCTGCTGATGCGCGACGGGCACCTGCTCGCCCAGCTCAGCCCCAACGAGCTCCGCGCGGAGACCGGCGAACAGAACCTGGAGACCGCCTTCCTCACCCTGATCACGATGGGACAGAACGCATGA
- a CDS encoding TetR/AcrR family transcriptional regulator gives MTTGKGSDGADRPTRSGRRPGQSGARAAILAAARTRFSDAGFDKTSVRAIATDAGVDPALVHHYFGTKQGLFAAVVELPVDPDATLRIIDSVPVDQLGENMIRAVVAVWDSPAGPGIIAVVRSILAGNDDPALARTFILEVVLERVRQRIATADDDGRARVALVGSQMIGVLVARKIIGVEPMASMPASDLVAAVGPTLQRYLTGDIGQKPL, from the coding sequence GTGACGACAGGCAAAGGATCCGACGGCGCCGACCGTCCTACCCGCAGCGGTCGCAGACCGGGACAGTCGGGCGCCCGCGCGGCGATCCTCGCGGCCGCCCGTACTCGCTTCTCCGACGCCGGTTTCGACAAGACCTCGGTCCGCGCGATCGCCACCGATGCCGGTGTCGATCCGGCCCTGGTACATCACTACTTCGGCACCAAACAGGGGCTCTTCGCCGCGGTCGTGGAACTACCGGTCGACCCGGACGCCACGCTGCGGATCATCGACTCGGTGCCGGTGGACCAGTTGGGCGAGAACATGATTCGGGCGGTAGTCGCCGTATGGGACTCCCCTGCGGGTCCCGGGATCATCGCGGTGGTGCGGAGCATCCTGGCAGGCAACGACGACCCGGCGCTGGCGAGGACATTCATCCTCGAAGTCGTGTTGGAACGAGTCAGGCAGCGCATCGCCACCGCGGACGACGACGGTCGCGCCCGGGTCGCGCTGGTGGGGTCGCAGATGATCGGCGTCCTGGTGGCCCGCAAGATCATCGGCGTCGAGCCGATGGCATCCATGCCTGCCTCCGATCTGGTCGCGGCGGTGGGGCCCACGCTCCAGCGCTATCTCACCGGCGACATCGGGCAGAAACCGTTGTGA
- a CDS encoding GtrA family protein, which produces MRANARSDDAPAATNPTSACASTAGPLVRVVRRQEVAFALVGVCNTVLGIALTVAWLAVLGDAWPPAVAVVLAYGMGIVVAFVLHRTLVFRVRGRLVRDFAGFVVVNSGGLLMNTVLLSLAVSALHLPRIPSAVVVMGLVAVASFFGHRYISFRRPEVRSPGAVG; this is translated from the coding sequence ATGAGGGCGAACGCACGCTCCGACGACGCACCAGCCGCCACGAACCCGACGTCGGCCTGCGCGTCCACCGCGGGACCGTTGGTGCGCGTCGTGCGCAGGCAGGAGGTTGCTTTCGCGCTGGTCGGCGTGTGCAACACGGTGCTCGGCATCGCGCTGACCGTGGCGTGGCTGGCGGTGCTGGGTGACGCGTGGCCACCCGCCGTCGCGGTCGTGCTGGCCTACGGTATGGGCATCGTCGTGGCTTTCGTCCTGCACCGGACCCTGGTGTTCCGGGTGCGTGGCCGTTTGGTGCGCGATTTCGCTGGCTTCGTCGTAGTGAATTCCGGTGGGCTGCTGATGAATACGGTGCTGCTGTCGCTGGCTGTCTCGGCGCTGCACCTGCCGCGGATTCCGTCGGCGGTCGTGGTGATGGGCTTGGTCGCGGTCGCCAGTTTCTTCGGCCATCGGTACATCTCGTTCCGCCGACCGGAGGTCCGATCCCCAGGTGCGGTCGGATAG
- a CDS encoding GtrA family protein — translation MSAVDPVGARRVDARRPDATGATARIVVPALDSSYSADAEPDRADLTGPAAADPGPLLRVVRRQEIAFAMVGVVNTALGMALTVMWLAVLGDRVPAAVAPPAAYSISVVVAFVLHRTLVFRVRGHLARDFGAFVAVNSGGLLLNMVLLQLAVSVLHLPRIASAVVVMALVAVASFFGHRYISFRRAPAADADGSRLDVHGR, via the coding sequence ATGAGCGCGGTGGACCCGGTCGGCGCGCGCAGAGTGGACGCGCGGCGCCCGGATGCCACGGGAGCGACGGCGCGGATCGTTGTCCCTGCGTTGGATTCGTCGTACTCGGCAGATGCGGAGCCCGACCGTGCCGACCTGACCGGGCCGGCTGCCGCCGACCCTGGGCCGCTCTTGCGAGTGGTGCGACGGCAGGAGATCGCCTTCGCCATGGTGGGTGTGGTGAACACCGCCCTCGGCATGGCGCTGACGGTGATGTGGCTGGCGGTGCTCGGCGACCGGGTACCCGCCGCCGTCGCGCCCCCTGCGGCCTACAGCATCAGCGTGGTCGTCGCGTTCGTCCTGCACCGCACCTTGGTGTTCCGGGTGCGCGGGCACTTGGCGCGTGACTTCGGCGCTTTCGTCGCCGTGAATTCCGGTGGGCTGCTACTGAACATGGTGCTGCTCCAGCTGGCCGTGTCGGTCCTGCACCTGCCGCGCATTGCGTCGGCGGTCGTGGTGATGGCGCTGGTCGCGGTCGCGAGCTTCTTCGGGCACCGGTACATCTCGTTTCGCCGCGCGCCCGCGGCCGACGCGGACGGTTCCCGGCTGGACGTGCACGGGAGGTAG
- a CDS encoding Trm112 family protein, giving the protein MPEHTTLDATLLSLLACPQDKGPLHLVRAADGSTLLYNPRLRRAYPVENGIPVLLIDEARDVTDAEHEAFTAEQSDT; this is encoded by the coding sequence ATGCCTGAGCACACCACTTTGGACGCCACACTGCTGAGCCTGCTGGCTTGCCCGCAGGACAAGGGCCCGCTACATCTGGTCCGTGCCGCCGACGGCAGCACATTGCTCTACAACCCGCGCCTGCGCCGGGCATACCCCGTCGAGAACGGAATCCCGGTGCTGCTCATCGACGAAGCAAGAGACGTGACCGACGCCGAACACGAGGCATTCACCGCCGAGCAGTCCGACACCTGA